From one Streptomyces sp. NBC_01478 genomic stretch:
- a CDS encoding ribonuclease BN, giving the protein MSRVRAVWQKLGLAELNRRGRELELLHRAMGFATLALVTLAPLLIVVAAADPIGHGGFALWLVDGMDLSGRSARALTDVFTPPRKVIGTTSAWSVALLALFGLSFASSVQNGYEHVWRPTGTPWHRIWRQLIWLVMLMGYLYAQVQTRNVLEGTPRILLSMAAGLLFFWWGPHFLLSRQVHWRYLLPGALATMAGLVGLRWFSYLVFTPLLVTNAVSYGPVGTVLVVESWLVGVGFVLYGGALVGRLLCERFGDPDAAFRAESETPEGADAEQDTV; this is encoded by the coding sequence GTGAGCCGGGTGCGGGCGGTGTGGCAGAAGCTGGGGCTCGCCGAACTCAACCGGCGTGGGCGGGAGTTGGAGCTGCTGCACCGGGCCATGGGGTTCGCGACGCTGGCCCTGGTGACGCTGGCGCCGCTGCTGATCGTGGTGGCCGCGGCCGATCCCATCGGGCACGGCGGGTTCGCGCTGTGGCTGGTGGACGGCATGGACCTGTCCGGCCGCTCGGCCCGCGCGCTCACCGACGTGTTCACCCCGCCGCGCAAGGTCATCGGCACCACCAGCGCGTGGAGTGTGGCGCTGCTCGCGCTGTTCGGTCTGTCCTTCGCGTCGAGTGTGCAGAACGGCTACGAGCACGTGTGGCGTCCCACCGGCACACCCTGGCACCGCATCTGGCGGCAGCTCATCTGGCTGGTCATGCTGATGGGCTACCTGTACGCGCAGGTGCAGACCCGCAACGTCCTGGAGGGCACGCCCCGCATCCTGCTCAGCATGGCGGCCGGCCTGTTGTTCTTCTGGTGGGGCCCGCACTTCCTGCTCAGCCGTCAGGTCCACTGGCGGTATCTGCTGCCGGGCGCGCTGGCCACGATGGCGGGTCTGGTCGGGCTGCGCTGGTTCTCGTATCTGGTGTTCACCCCGCTCCTGGTCACCAACGCGGTCAGCTACGGCCCGGTCGGCACGGTCCTGGTGGTGGAGTCCTGGCTGGTCGGCGTGGGCTTCGTGCTCTACGGCGGCGCGCTGGTGGGCCGGCTGCTGTGCGAGCGGTTCGGGGACCCGGACGCGGCGTTCCGTGCGGAGTCGGAGACACCGGAGGGGGCGGACGCCGAGCAGGACACGGTGTGA
- a CDS encoding helix-turn-helix domain-containing protein produces MLRTPVGQRRLDILEWLRDPAAHFPAHRHLAEAGVSAEAVAAKLGVSRQVADTHLELLVSLGLLRTRRIRLRTYYRRDEVRIAEVARMFEKGW; encoded by the coding sequence ATGCTGAGGACTCCGGTAGGTCAGCGACGGTTGGACATCCTGGAGTGGCTGCGAGATCCGGCCGCCCACTTCCCGGCCCATCGGCATCTCGCCGAGGCCGGAGTCTCCGCGGAGGCCGTGGCGGCCAAGCTGGGCGTGTCCCGCCAGGTCGCCGACACCCACCTCGAACTCCTCGTCTCCCTGGGCCTGTTGCGCACCCGGCGGATCCGGCTGCGCACCTACTACCGGCGCGACGAGGTCCGTATCGCCGAGGTGGCCCGGATGTTCGAGAAGGGCTGGTAG
- a CDS encoding beta-galactosidase, translating to MPETTPKGLTRLAFGGDYNPEQWPESVWQEDVRLMREAGVTMVSVGIFSWALLEPEPGVYDFGWLDRLLDLLHAHGIRADLGTPTVAPPAWFYRAHPEALPVTADGTRYEFGSRGAICHSNADYRAAAANITTRLAERYGTHPALALWHVFNEYGVPVSACYCDNCAAHFRRWLTRTYKTVDGVNEAWGTAFWGQRYATLGQINPPRLTPTAVNPAQALDYTRFADATMRENFVAERDILHRLAPGIPVTTNFMAALSQCESVDYWAWGREVDLVTNDHYLITDGRRTHVNLAMAADLTRSVAGGAPWLLLEHSTSGVNWQPRNPAKAPGQMARNALSHVARGSDGAMFFQWRQSRRGAEKFHSAMLPHGGTETRVWREVVQLGSSVEELGQIRGTRTQADVAVVWDWQSWWAQKLEWRPSEDHDARERADAFYEALYDRHLTVDFAHPEADLSAYPLVVVPALYLMTEAAGRNLQRYVEQGGTLVVSYFSGIVDEHDAVHEGAYPGALRDVLGLTVEEFSPLLADQRVRITGPDGSELTGDVWTEFVVPRGAETVWTYAEGLTADHPAVTRHRLGEGTAWYVSTRLDAHGLDALLGWATEDARIAPRAELPYDVEVVRREGESGGFLFVINHSASDVKVPLGAAGTELLTGEPAAGDLAVPAGAVRVLRLDG from the coding sequence ATGCCGGAGACCACCCCTAAGGGCCTCACCAGGCTCGCCTTCGGTGGGGACTACAACCCCGAGCAGTGGCCGGAGAGCGTCTGGCAGGAGGACGTCCGGCTGATGCGGGAGGCCGGCGTCACCATGGTGAGCGTCGGGATCTTCTCCTGGGCACTGCTGGAACCCGAGCCCGGTGTGTACGACTTCGGCTGGCTCGACCGCCTCCTCGACCTCCTCCACGCCCACGGCATCCGCGCCGACCTCGGCACCCCCACGGTCGCCCCGCCCGCCTGGTTCTACCGCGCCCACCCCGAGGCCCTGCCCGTCACCGCCGACGGCACCCGCTACGAGTTCGGCTCACGCGGCGCGATCTGCCACAGCAACGCCGACTACCGCGCCGCCGCCGCGAACATCACCACCCGGCTCGCCGAGCGCTACGGCACCCACCCGGCCCTCGCGCTGTGGCACGTCTTCAACGAGTACGGCGTACCCGTCTCCGCCTGCTACTGCGACAACTGCGCCGCCCACTTCCGCCGCTGGCTGACCCGGACGTACAAGACCGTCGACGGCGTCAACGAGGCCTGGGGCACGGCCTTTTGGGGCCAGCGGTACGCGACCCTCGGCCAGATCAACCCGCCCCGGCTCACCCCGACCGCCGTCAACCCGGCCCAGGCGCTGGACTACACGCGGTTCGCGGACGCCACGATGCGCGAGAACTTCGTCGCGGAACGGGACATCCTGCACCGCCTCGCGCCCGGCATCCCGGTGACGACCAACTTCATGGCCGCCCTCAGCCAGTGCGAGTCCGTCGACTACTGGGCCTGGGGCCGCGAGGTCGACCTCGTCACCAACGACCACTACCTGATCACCGACGGCCGCCGCACCCACGTCAACCTCGCGATGGCCGCCGACCTCACCCGCTCCGTCGCGGGCGGCGCCCCCTGGCTGCTCCTCGAACACTCCACCTCGGGCGTCAACTGGCAGCCCCGCAACCCCGCCAAGGCCCCCGGCCAGATGGCCCGCAACGCCCTCTCCCACGTGGCGCGCGGTTCTGACGGCGCGATGTTCTTCCAGTGGCGTCAGTCCCGGCGCGGCGCCGAGAAGTTCCACTCCGCGATGCTCCCGCACGGCGGCACCGAGACCCGCGTCTGGCGCGAGGTCGTCCAACTCGGCTCGTCCGTCGAGGAGTTGGGCCAGATACGCGGCACCCGCACCCAGGCCGACGTGGCCGTCGTATGGGACTGGCAGTCGTGGTGGGCGCAGAAGCTGGAGTGGCGCCCCAGCGAGGACCACGACGCCCGCGAGCGCGCCGACGCCTTCTACGAGGCCCTCTACGACCGCCACCTCACGGTCGACTTCGCCCACCCGGAAGCCGACTTGTCGGCCTATCCCCTTGTCGTCGTACCCGCCCTGTACCTGATGACGGAGGCGGCCGGCCGCAACCTCCAGCGGTACGTCGAGCAGGGCGGCACCCTCGTCGTCTCCTACTTCTCCGGGATCGTCGACGAGCACGACGCCGTCCACGAGGGCGCCTATCCCGGCGCGCTGCGCGACGTACTCGGCCTGACCGTCGAGGAGTTCTCGCCCCTGCTGGCGGACCAGCGGGTGCGCATCACCGGACCCGACGGCTCCGAACTCACCGGCGACGTATGGACCGAGTTCGTGGTCCCGCGCGGCGCCGAGACCGTGTGGACGTACGCCGAGGGGCTCACCGCCGACCACCCCGCCGTCACCCGGCACCGGCTCGGCGAGGGCACCGCCTGGTACGTGTCGACCCGCCTCGACGCCCACGGCCTGGACGCCCTGCTCGGCTGGGCGACGGAGGACGCCCGGATCGCGCCGCGCGCCGAGCTGCCGTACGACGTCGAAGTCGTGCGCAGAGAAGGCGAGTCGGGCGGCTTCCTCTTCGTGATCAACCACAGCGCCTCGGACGTCAAGGTGCCGCTGGGCGCCGCCGGCACCGAGCTGCTGACCGGCGAGCCGGCCGCGGGCGACCTCGCGGTCCCCGCCGGAGCCGTGCGGGTGCTGCGACTCGACGGCTGA